In Gemmata obscuriglobus, a single genomic region encodes these proteins:
- the glp gene encoding gephyrin-like molybdotransferase Glp, whose translation MFEVADALATVLSHSRPLEAEVAALSVAALGQVLAADITADADSPPFAKSLRDGYAVRSADCASAGAELTVVEEVPAGKVPLKSVGTGEAARIFTGAPIPDGADAVVMQEHTEKLGGGRVRIVDAGVKSRQWVYAQGAEMRAGAVVLAKGTPITPAACGVLASVGQTAVPAFPFPRVGVIVTGDEIVEAGTKPRPGQIRNSNGPMLTALTARGGGRPRYLGIARDDRAVTESLIREGLDVSDVVVIAGGMSVGDHDFVPEVLKELGVVIRFRQIRMKPGKPILFGTTEKGTLVFGLPGNPVSAFVGFELFVRPALRILGGHAEAGPRTIRLPLADGLAESTDRPTYRPAKLEPHATGWGVRPLTTTGSPDLVSTQRADALLVLPAGNTRADAGTLADVVLL comes from the coding sequence ATGTTCGAAGTCGCCGACGCACTCGCTACCGTTCTGAGCCACTCCCGGCCGCTGGAAGCCGAAGTCGCGGCGCTCTCCGTCGCGGCGCTGGGGCAGGTGCTCGCGGCCGACATCACCGCGGACGCGGACTCGCCGCCGTTCGCGAAGTCGCTTCGCGACGGGTACGCGGTCCGCAGCGCCGACTGCGCGTCGGCCGGCGCCGAGTTAACGGTGGTTGAGGAGGTGCCCGCCGGAAAGGTGCCCCTCAAGTCAGTCGGAACCGGCGAGGCGGCCCGCATCTTCACCGGGGCGCCGATCCCGGACGGCGCCGACGCGGTTGTGATGCAGGAGCACACCGAGAAACTCGGCGGCGGGCGTGTGCGGATCGTCGATGCCGGTGTGAAGTCGCGCCAGTGGGTGTACGCTCAGGGCGCGGAGATGAGGGCCGGGGCGGTCGTGCTGGCGAAGGGGACGCCGATCACCCCCGCCGCGTGCGGTGTGCTCGCGAGCGTCGGGCAGACGGCGGTACCGGCGTTCCCGTTCCCGCGCGTCGGGGTCATCGTCACCGGCGACGAGATCGTCGAAGCGGGCACGAAACCGCGGCCCGGACAAATCCGTAACTCGAACGGCCCGATGCTCACCGCCCTGACCGCCCGCGGGGGCGGACGGCCCCGCTACCTGGGAATCGCCCGCGACGACCGCGCCGTCACGGAGTCGCTAATTCGCGAAGGGCTCGACGTTTCCGACGTGGTGGTGATCGCGGGCGGGATGTCGGTGGGGGACCACGACTTCGTGCCCGAGGTGCTGAAGGAACTCGGCGTAGTCATCCGGTTCCGCCAGATCCGAATGAAGCCGGGCAAGCCGATCCTGTTCGGCACCACGGAAAAAGGCACGCTGGTGTTCGGGCTGCCGGGCAACCCGGTGAGCGCGTTCGTGGGGTTCGAGCTGTTCGTGCGGCCGGCCCTCCGAATCCTGGGTGGACACGCGGAGGCCGGTCCGCGCACAATCAGGCTGCCGCTGGCGGACGGTCTGGCCGAGAGCACCGACCGGCCCACCTACCGCCCGGCGAAACTGGAGCCGCACGCGACCGGGTGGGGCGTGCGCCCGCTCACAACGACCGGCTCACCCGACCTCGTGAGCACGCAACGCGCGGACGCGCTCCTGGTGCTGCCGGCCGGCAACACGCGCGCCGATGCCGGCACGCTCGCGGACGTGGTGCTGCTGTAA
- the lnt gene encoding apolipoprotein N-acyltransferase, translating to MKPRVFVPAIASGVLLWLAFFPCDLGPLGFVALVPWLTLVRAPVSGWRRYLAAYLGGFTFFALATQWVRVAHPMMYGSWLGLAVVMPLFWLAALAVLRKLDALKLPLAVSVPVAWVAFEFFRMHFPTGFTFMKHVGAYQMIGFGWYFLGYTQHAFTPLIQIADVGGVYAVSFVVGAVNGAVAELVLRLCARPAPQPVSGSAGASFPSWKKVGGGLAFALALLGVGLGYGGWRLNHAPFGEGPKVSAVQGNLTQDDKMDDPNGLLQSYSDLHYQAIQYDRTENRFYGDPPDLVVWPETCCPVDWCDVAPGASLGDSVPGFQRHRVNSQDWFLNRQWGTNVLFGLNGLEWDGARVWKYNSALLVKPLARDPLWKPGDPQIAFSAAAGRYDKMHLVPFGEYVPLGDELPFMKRFTPYTHDYACRPGERWTRFPLAARDGRKFTFGCLICYEDSDPYLARQYAASEPVDFLVNISNDGWFKGTEEHEQHLAICRFRAIEARRAVVRSVNMGISGFIDSDGRIVKLPTDRWSDSKKVDAIVTAVVPIDARGSLYAQFGDWVPAGCWLIALVGVAAGLVRRKVV from the coding sequence GTGAAGCCTCGCGTGTTCGTGCCCGCGATCGCCTCGGGCGTGCTGTTGTGGCTGGCGTTCTTCCCGTGCGACCTCGGGCCGCTCGGGTTCGTCGCGCTGGTGCCGTGGCTCACGCTGGTGCGTGCCCCCGTCTCGGGCTGGCGCCGGTACCTCGCCGCGTACCTCGGCGGGTTCACGTTCTTCGCGCTCGCGACACAATGGGTCCGCGTCGCGCACCCGATGATGTACGGGTCATGGCTCGGGTTGGCGGTCGTCATGCCGCTGTTCTGGCTCGCCGCCCTCGCCGTGCTGCGGAAACTCGACGCCCTGAAGCTGCCGCTGGCGGTCTCGGTGCCGGTGGCGTGGGTCGCGTTCGAGTTCTTCCGGATGCACTTCCCGACCGGCTTCACGTTCATGAAGCACGTCGGCGCGTACCAGATGATCGGGTTCGGGTGGTACTTCCTCGGGTACACCCAGCACGCCTTCACGCCGCTGATCCAGATCGCGGACGTGGGCGGCGTGTACGCGGTTTCGTTCGTGGTGGGTGCGGTCAACGGCGCGGTGGCGGAACTGGTTCTGCGGCTCTGCGCGCGGCCGGCGCCTCAACCCGTCAGCGGTTCGGCCGGCGCGTCCTTCCCGTCCTGGAAGAAGGTCGGCGGAGGGCTGGCCTTCGCCCTGGCGCTGCTCGGCGTCGGCCTCGGGTACGGGGGCTGGCGGCTCAACCACGCCCCCTTCGGCGAGGGGCCGAAGGTCAGCGCGGTTCAGGGGAACCTGACGCAGGACGACAAGATGGACGACCCGAACGGGCTCCTTCAGTCGTACAGCGACTTGCACTACCAGGCCATCCAGTACGACCGCACCGAGAACCGCTTTTACGGCGACCCGCCGGACCTGGTCGTGTGGCCGGAAACGTGCTGCCCGGTGGACTGGTGCGATGTGGCGCCGGGCGCGTCCCTCGGGGACTCCGTGCCGGGGTTCCAGCGGCACCGCGTCAACTCGCAGGACTGGTTCCTGAACCGGCAATGGGGCACGAACGTGCTGTTCGGGCTGAACGGGCTCGAGTGGGACGGCGCCCGCGTGTGGAAGTACAACTCGGCGTTGCTGGTGAAGCCGCTCGCGCGCGACCCGCTCTGGAAGCCGGGCGACCCGCAGATCGCCTTCAGCGCCGCCGCCGGGCGGTACGACAAGATGCACCTCGTCCCCTTCGGCGAGTACGTGCCGCTGGGGGACGAGTTGCCGTTCATGAAGCGGTTCACCCCGTACACGCACGACTACGCGTGCCGCCCCGGCGAGCGGTGGACCCGGTTCCCGCTGGCCGCGCGCGACGGGCGCAAGTTCACCTTCGGGTGCCTGATCTGCTACGAGGACTCCGACCCTTACCTGGCCCGGCAGTACGCGGCGTCCGAGCCGGTGGATTTCCTGGTCAACATCTCGAACGACGGCTGGTTCAAGGGCACCGAGGAGCACGAGCAGCACTTAGCGATCTGCCGGTTCCGCGCGATCGAGGCCCGGCGGGCGGTGGTGCGCAGCGTGAACATGGGCATTTCCGGGTTCATCGACTCGGACGGGCGAATTGTGAAACTGCCCACCGACCGGTGGAGCGATTCCAAGAAGGTGGACGCGATCGTGACCGCGGTCGTGCCGATCGACGCGCGGGGCTCACTCTACGCCCAGTTCGGCGACTGGGTGCCCGCGGGGTGCTGGTTGATCGCTCTCGTGGGAGTTGCCGCTGGGTTGGTGCGGCGGAAGGTGGTGTAA
- a CDS encoding ArnT family glycosyltransferase: MFLFLYGTSAGPLYRTEALRAIIGRSCLEGHWLYPMLYGEPFLTKPPGHYVAIGLCSLPFGEVTAATARLPSALAAALSVVLMYGLFSRTLGARAGLLIALLLPCSVLWLDKVPSAEIDMTLVGWVTAAIVLLYRAVEAEGRRVALGFWVGALLCVAGGALTKWTAPAFFYLTAVPLLIWRGRLGLLFGWRHLVAVGVATAACALWAAAVVHEVGWDALADTVRKEAAYRFAPKASKGYPWAELVTYPLAVLAAHFPVSGFALLTFRPSVWKRWDARGKLLLQLLHCWTWPNLLFWTLVPNHNVRYALPVSAGLMGLAVMGLLAWVSTKGNPPPNPLPEGRGSSDDPSSEPNTRTGSGVPSLPFPSGRALGGRLPLLLTFLLCWAVAKVVFVEVVVPSRTAGRNAEATGAALREHVPDGPLHVFKLKDEGVTFYYARPAVRLSDPQSLPPGAAALLIEQEWADRAAFGHLTLVCCMHDQQGDPIYLVRRP; encoded by the coding sequence GTGTTCCTGTTCCTGTACGGCACCTCCGCGGGGCCGCTGTACCGGACCGAAGCCCTCCGCGCGATCATCGGCCGCTCGTGCCTCGAAGGGCACTGGCTGTACCCGATGCTATACGGCGAGCCGTTCCTCACGAAGCCCCCCGGTCATTACGTCGCGATCGGGCTGTGCAGCCTCCCCTTCGGCGAGGTCACCGCCGCCACCGCGCGGCTCCCCTCGGCTCTGGCCGCGGCGCTGTCGGTCGTACTGATGTACGGCCTCTTTTCCCGCACGCTAGGCGCGCGTGCGGGGCTGCTGATCGCCCTTTTGCTCCCGTGTTCGGTGCTGTGGCTCGACAAGGTGCCGAGCGCGGAAATCGACATGACGCTCGTGGGCTGGGTGACGGCCGCGATCGTCCTCCTGTACCGCGCGGTTGAAGCCGAAGGCCGCCGAGTTGCCCTCGGCTTCTGGGTCGGCGCGCTGCTGTGTGTCGCGGGCGGGGCGCTCACGAAGTGGACCGCGCCGGCGTTCTTTTACCTTACCGCCGTCCCGCTGCTGATCTGGCGCGGGCGCCTCGGGCTGCTGTTCGGCTGGCGCCACCTCGTTGCGGTCGGTGTTGCGACCGCCGCGTGCGCGCTGTGGGCCGCCGCGGTGGTCCACGAAGTGGGCTGGGACGCGCTGGCGGACACGGTCCGCAAGGAGGCGGCGTACCGGTTCGCCCCGAAGGCGAGTAAGGGCTACCCGTGGGCCGAACTCGTGACGTACCCGCTCGCGGTGCTCGCCGCGCACTTCCCGGTGTCGGGGTTCGCGCTGCTCACGTTCCGGCCGAGCGTTTGGAAGCGGTGGGACGCGCGCGGGAAGCTGTTGTTGCAACTGCTCCACTGCTGGACGTGGCCGAACCTGCTGTTCTGGACGCTCGTTCCGAACCACAACGTGCGGTACGCGCTGCCCGTCAGCGCGGGCCTCATGGGCCTCGCGGTGATGGGGCTGCTCGCGTGGGTCAGCACGAAAGGCAACCCACCCCCCAACCCCCTCCCTGAAGGGAGGGGGAGTTCGGATGATCCGTCCAGCGAACCGAATACGCGAACCGGTTCCGGAGTGCCTTCTCTCCCCTTCCCTTCAGGGAGGGCGCTGGGGGGTAGGTTGCCATTGCTCCTCACCTTCCTGCTCTGCTGGGCGGTGGCGAAGGTCGTGTTCGTGGAGGTGGTCGTCCCGAGCCGCACCGCGGGGCGGAACGCCGAAGCCACCGGTGCCGCCTTGCGCGAGCACGTTCCGGACGGGCCGTTGCACGTTTTCAAGCTGAAGGACGAGGGGGTAACGTTCTACTACGCCCGGCCCGCGGTGCGGCTCTCGGACCCGCAATCGTTACCGCCCGGCGCGGCCGCGCTGCTGATCGAGCAGGAATGGGCCGACCGGGCTGCGTTCGGACATCTCACGCTGGTATGCTGTATGCACGATCAGCAGGGTGACCCCATTTACCTGGTGCGTCGGCCATGA
- the xseA gene encoding exodeoxyribonuclease VII large subunit, whose product MSAVPKPAVQPLTVSQLTAQVRGTLEAKFLSVWVAGEVSNFTRASSGHWYFTLKDATAQIKTVAFRGINLRLRFDLRNGMEIIARGRLTVYDPKGEYQFVVEEVQPKGVGGAELALRQLKEKLLAKGYFSPARKRPLPRPPQRVGLIASATGAAVRDMIEVFAQRWPFTELVVRPSRVQGEGAAQDVARALLQLNWLHRNNKLAFDAIVLGRGGGSAEDLWAFNEEVVADAVFKSEVPVVSAVGHETDVTVADLVADHRAETPTAAVIALTPDRRELLASLGELRERMGESVARRLRLAKQRLDQIAARQAFRLPLQRVHNSGQRLDDIAERLHRAARHRLLQAAQELAGRSAQLESLSPLQVLGRGYSLTHTGDGRLVREVDHLRPGDLLLTRVRGGTVRSLVTATEPTDPERTNPGARDSDPDQTPAAGG is encoded by the coding sequence ATGAGTGCGGTCCCGAAACCCGCCGTTCAGCCGCTCACGGTGTCGCAGCTCACCGCCCAGGTGCGCGGCACACTGGAAGCCAAGTTCCTGTCCGTGTGGGTCGCGGGCGAGGTGTCCAACTTCACCCGCGCCAGCAGCGGGCACTGGTACTTCACGCTCAAGGACGCCACCGCCCAGATCAAAACCGTCGCGTTCCGCGGGATCAACCTGCGGCTCCGGTTCGATCTCCGGAACGGCATGGAGATCATCGCCCGCGGCCGGCTCACCGTCTACGACCCCAAGGGCGAGTACCAGTTCGTCGTCGAGGAGGTGCAGCCGAAGGGCGTCGGCGGCGCGGAACTCGCGCTGCGGCAGTTGAAGGAGAAGCTGCTCGCGAAGGGGTACTTCAGCCCCGCGCGCAAGCGCCCGCTCCCGCGCCCGCCGCAGCGGGTCGGGCTGATCGCCAGCGCCACGGGCGCGGCGGTGCGCGACATGATCGAGGTGTTCGCGCAGCGGTGGCCCTTCACCGAACTCGTCGTCCGCCCGTCGCGGGTGCAGGGCGAGGGCGCCGCACAGGATGTCGCCCGTGCCTTGCTGCAACTGAACTGGCTCCACCGGAACAACAAGCTCGCCTTCGACGCGATCGTCCTGGGCCGCGGCGGCGGCAGCGCCGAAGACCTGTGGGCGTTCAACGAAGAGGTCGTCGCGGACGCGGTCTTCAAATCCGAGGTGCCGGTGGTGTCCGCGGTCGGGCACGAGACGGACGTGACCGTCGCCGACCTGGTCGCCGACCACCGCGCCGAGACGCCGACCGCCGCCGTCATCGCCCTCACCCCGGACCGGCGCGAGTTGCTCGCGTCCCTCGGGGAGCTGCGCGAGCGGATGGGCGAATCGGTGGCGCGGCGCCTCCGGCTCGCGAAGCAGCGGCTCGACCAGATCGCCGCGCGCCAGGCGTTCCGGCTCCCGCTCCAGCGGGTTCACAACTCCGGGCAGCGGCTCGACGACATCGCCGAGCGGCTGCACCGCGCGGCCCGCCACCGGCTCCTTCAGGCGGCACAGGAGCTGGCCGGGCGTTCCGCGCAGTTAGAATCGTTAAGCCCCTTGCAGGTGCTCGGCCGCGGTTATAGCCTGACGCACACGGGTGACGGCCGGTTGGTCCGCGAGGTGGACCACCTGCGGCCGGGCGATTTGCTCCTCACCCGCGTCCGCGGCGGCACCGTTCGCTCGCTGGTGACGGCCACGGAACCGACGGACCCGGAACGCACGAACCCCGGAGCGCGAGATTCGGACCCGGACCAGACCCCAGCGGCCGGCGGGTAG
- the xseB gene encoding exodeoxyribonuclease VII small subunit → MPEPPAAPVPFELALDELDGILRELEDGTTTLEDALSRYERGVSLLRQCYGQLRDAEQKVKLLAGLNEEGGADLRPFDHVASIETAKAAVRKPAPPPARDPGITE, encoded by the coding sequence ATGCCCGAGCCACCCGCCGCGCCCGTCCCGTTCGAACTCGCGCTGGACGAACTCGACGGCATCCTGCGCGAACTCGAAGACGGCACCACCACCCTCGAAGACGCGCTGAGCCGCTACGAGCGGGGCGTGAGCCTGCTCCGGCAGTGCTACGGCCAGCTCCGCGACGCCGAGCAAAAGGTGAAACTGCTCGCCGGCCTGAACGAAGAGGGTGGTGCCGACCTGCGCCCGTTCGATCACGTCGCCTCCATCGAAACCGCGAAGGCCGCCGTGCGCAAGCCCGCACCGCCGCCCGCACGCGACCCGGGAATAACGGAATGA
- a CDS encoding polyprenyl synthetase family protein, whose translation MDALKARQERVELALRDALGLVTRDAPPALTEAMAYSLFSPGKRLRPLLVALACEAAGGAPDAALPSACAVEMVHTYSLIHDDLPAMDDDDLRRGQPTCHKKFGEALAILAGDALLTAAFEVVCAGYAPRTAAVSCRELAKGAGAVGMVGGQTLDLEAEGRVPAGPTALQGVGRLEDIHRRKTGALFRSSLRLGVFAAQAERPAGACPEALKAADDYADAFGLAFQVTDDLLDVESTADKAGKRVGKDAARGKLTYPGLLGVEASRRRAAELGQLAVAAAERLGSEPLADLARYVVTREK comes from the coding sequence CTGGACGCACTGAAGGCGCGCCAGGAGCGGGTCGAACTGGCCCTCCGGGACGCGTTGGGGCTGGTGACCCGGGATGCCCCGCCGGCGCTGACCGAGGCGATGGCGTACAGCCTGTTCTCGCCCGGGAAGCGGCTGCGGCCGCTGCTGGTGGCGCTCGCGTGCGAGGCGGCGGGCGGCGCCCCCGATGCGGCGCTGCCGTCGGCGTGCGCGGTGGAGATGGTTCACACGTACTCGCTGATCCACGACGACCTGCCGGCGATGGACGACGACGACCTGCGCCGCGGGCAGCCGACGTGCCACAAGAAATTCGGCGAGGCGCTCGCGATCCTCGCGGGCGACGCGCTGCTGACGGCCGCGTTCGAGGTCGTGTGTGCGGGTTACGCGCCCCGGACCGCTGCGGTTAGTTGCAGAGAGCTGGCAAAGGGCGCAGGGGCGGTCGGGATGGTCGGCGGGCAGACGCTCGACCTCGAAGCCGAAGGCCGCGTCCCCGCCGGCCCGACCGCCCTTCAAGGGGTGGGGCGGCTCGAGGACATCCACCGCCGCAAGACCGGCGCGCTGTTCCGCTCGTCGCTGCGGCTCGGGGTGTTCGCGGCGCAGGCCGAGCGGCCCGCGGGCGCCTGCCCGGAGGCGCTGAAGGCGGCGGACGATTACGCGGACGCGTTCGGACTGGCATTTCAGGTGACCGACGACCTGCTGGACGTCGAGAGCACGGCCGACAAGGCCGGCAAGCGGGTGGGCAAAGACGCCGCCCGCGGGAAGCTGACCTACCCGGGGCTCCTCGGCGTTGAGGCGTCCCGGCGGCGGGCGGCCGAGTTGGGCCAGCTCGCGGTCGCCGCCGCCGAACGACTCGGCAGCGAACCGCTCGCGGACCTGGCCCGGTACGTGGTGACTCGAGAGAAGTAA
- the dxs gene encoding 1-deoxy-D-xylulose-5-phosphate synthase, protein MTTQLLPQIQSPADLHALSDEQLQQLTHEIRDELIRVLTTRPAHFASNLGVVELTVALHLAFDFSKDKDRLIWDTGHQIYPQKLITGRYEQFHTIRTKGGLMGFPHPGESEYDLFMTGHAGCSVSTASGLKAGDELMGRPDNHAVAVIGDGAFPSGIVFEALNNIGGMGQNTLVILNDNKMSICPRTGGVAKYFDQCRMTGLYQGGKRRINQILDHVPLIGETARASLEAMRDGLKAWIKDGMLFEELGFRYFGPVDGHDLPALRKILKDLKGQKGPILLHVLTNKGHGVPQAAEDPVTYHTPPVFAEVGPDRAIVSFKKGGARAYTDAVSVALHRAMQDDPTIAVMTAAMCQGNKLEKVREDFPDRFHDVGICESHAVAFAAGMAKSGANPVVDIYSTFLQRSFDQIFQEVCLQNLHVTFLMDRAGLTGPDGPTHHGVFDVPYMRLFPNMVSMAPGDEADVAPMVKFALQHTGPISVRYPKANLETMERAEPVAPIELGKAEVIEWGEDGCFVAFGTLLSNCVAAAKKLKAEGIHMGVVNARFVKPLDKDTILRAVDALPLVVTVEEGTVEGGFGSAVLEAANAAGLDTRNVVRRGIPDRFIEHGERNELLADIGLSADALADLVRTSRAAEVAR, encoded by the coding sequence ATGACGACGCAACTGTTGCCGCAGATCCAATCCCCGGCCGACCTGCACGCGCTCTCGGACGAGCAGTTGCAGCAGCTCACCCACGAGATCCGCGACGAGCTGATCCGCGTGCTCACCACGCGGCCCGCGCACTTCGCCAGCAACCTCGGGGTGGTCGAGCTGACGGTGGCCCTCCACCTCGCCTTCGACTTCTCGAAGGACAAGGACCGGCTCATCTGGGACACCGGGCACCAGATCTACCCGCAGAAGCTCATCACCGGCCGCTACGAGCAGTTCCACACGATCCGCACCAAGGGCGGGCTGATGGGGTTCCCGCACCCCGGCGAGAGCGAGTACGACCTGTTCATGACCGGCCACGCCGGGTGCAGCGTCTCGACCGCGTCCGGGCTCAAGGCCGGCGACGAGCTGATGGGCCGCCCCGACAACCACGCGGTCGCGGTGATCGGCGACGGCGCGTTCCCGTCGGGGATCGTGTTCGAGGCGCTCAACAACATCGGCGGGATGGGCCAGAACACGCTGGTGATCCTGAACGACAACAAGATGTCGATCTGCCCGCGGACCGGCGGGGTGGCGAAGTACTTCGACCAGTGCCGGATGACCGGCCTCTACCAGGGCGGCAAGCGGCGCATCAACCAGATCCTGGACCACGTCCCGCTCATCGGGGAGACGGCCCGGGCGTCGCTGGAGGCGATGCGCGACGGGCTCAAGGCGTGGATCAAGGACGGGATGCTGTTCGAGGAGCTCGGGTTCCGCTACTTCGGGCCGGTGGACGGGCACGACCTGCCGGCGCTGCGCAAGATCCTCAAGGACCTCAAGGGGCAGAAGGGGCCGATCCTGCTGCACGTGCTCACCAACAAGGGGCACGGGGTGCCGCAGGCGGCCGAGGACCCGGTGACGTACCACACCCCGCCGGTGTTCGCGGAGGTCGGCCCGGACCGCGCGATCGTGTCGTTCAAAAAGGGCGGGGCGAGGGCGTACACCGACGCGGTCAGCGTCGCGCTGCACCGGGCGATGCAGGACGACCCCACGATCGCGGTGATGACCGCCGCGATGTGCCAGGGGAACAAGCTGGAGAAGGTGCGCGAGGACTTCCCGGACCGGTTCCACGACGTGGGCATCTGCGAGAGCCACGCGGTCGCGTTCGCGGCCGGCATGGCCAAGTCCGGCGCCAACCCGGTGGTGGACATCTACAGCACGTTCCTGCAGCGCAGCTTCGACCAGATCTTCCAGGAGGTGTGCCTGCAGAACCTGCACGTCACGTTCCTGATGGACCGCGCCGGCCTGACCGGCCCGGACGGCCCGACGCACCACGGCGTGTTCGACGTGCCGTACATGCGGCTGTTCCCGAACATGGTGAGCATGGCCCCCGGCGACGAGGCCGACGTGGCGCCGATGGTCAAGTTCGCGCTGCAGCACACCGGGCCGATCTCGGTCCGGTACCCGAAGGCTAACCTGGAGACGATGGAGCGCGCCGAGCCGGTGGCGCCGATCGAACTGGGCAAGGCCGAGGTGATCGAGTGGGGCGAGGACGGGTGCTTCGTCGCGTTCGGCACGCTGCTGTCGAACTGCGTGGCCGCCGCGAAGAAGCTGAAGGCGGAGGGCATCCACATGGGCGTGGTCAACGCCCGGTTCGTGAAGCCGCTCGACAAGGACACCATCCTCCGCGCGGTGGACGCCCTCCCCTTGGTCGTGACGGTGGAGGAAGGGACCGTTGAGGGCGGGTTCGGCTCCGCGGTGCTGGAGGCCGCCAACGCGGCGGGCCTCGACACGCGGAACGTCGTGCGCCGCGGCATCCCGGACCGGTTCATCGAGCACGGCGAGCGGAACGAACTGCTCGCGGACATCGGGCTGAGCGCCGACGCGCTGGCGGACCTGGTCCGCACGAGCCGGGCGGCGGAAGTCGCCCGCTAA